A region from the Hypanus sabinus isolate sHypSab1 chromosome 22, sHypSab1.hap1, whole genome shotgun sequence genome encodes:
- the LOC132379830 gene encoding interferon-induced protein with tetratricopeptide repeats 1-like: protein MFLQKNVMSNTPGDLLKEKLDQLQCHFTWRPQKEIIDVEDVMFKLQDSIDMNLKYKEQSYNQLAFLNCLQGNCEEAIQNLKEAEKILKENHKDEFERRSIITYGNFAWVHYHMGQLTEAQSYLDKLEMTCKPLSDGPRYTAMIPEVYGEKGWSLLSSGGEYYEEAKECFAKALEQDPDNTEWIMGYATALSRLESISGTPESRDQSQSVKHFQRVLVLDPDDAVAMVLLALKLQRLGQNEEANELVEQALQKNSDLPYVLRYAAKYYRQKSSVEKAIELLNKALELTPLSGFLHHQLGLCYRSKLKYTRCRYPRNPEFQQNRELINLCKYHFEKAFEYRPRSFIRAKLDFADICIENGEYSRAEETYRRLVELVDIRPENMQSICLEAGLFELYQKRSETNAVRLFLKGVKIEYNSREREKCRKKLVEWADRKLRVNANDSKALGVKALLYQLDGNMGGATEYFEKALEFDPGNEEYVSALSQLHI, encoded by the coding sequence CAACACACCGGGAGATTTATTGAAAGAGAAGCTCGATCAGCTGCAGTGTCACTTCACATGGAGGCCACAGAAGGAAATTATTGACGTGGAAGATGTGATGTTCAAATTGCAAGATTCTATTGATATGAATTTGAAGTATAAAGAGCAGTCCTACAACCAACTCGCTTTTTTAAATTGCCTGCAGGGCAATTGTGAGGAAGCAATTCAAAATTTAAAGGAAGCTGAAAAGATTCTGAAGGAGAACCATAAAGATGAATTTGAAAGAAGAAGCATCATCACCTATGGAAACTTTGCCTGGGTGCATTACCACATGGGACAACTGACCGAGGCCCAGTCCTATCTCGACAAGCTGGAGATGACCTGTAAACCGCTCAGTGATGGCCCTCGCTATACAGCAATGATACCCGAGGTGTACGGGGAGAAGGGATGGTCATTGTTGAGTTCTGGTGGTGAATACTATGAGGAGGCAAAGGAATGCTTTGCAAAGGCTCTGGAGCAAGATCCTGACAACACGGAGTGGATAATGGGATATGCAACCGCACTTTCTCGTCTGGAATCAATatctggaaccccagagagtcgGGATCAGAGTCAGTCAGTGAAGCATTTCCAACGAGTATTGGTGCTTGATCcagatgatgctgtggccatgGTGCTGTTGGCTCTAAAACTGCAGAGGTTAGGGCAAAATGAGGAAGCAAATGAATTAGTTGAACAAGCATTGCAGAAGAACTCTGATCTTCCATATGTGCTTCGCTATGCTGCAAAATATTATAGACAAAAGAGTTCTGTGGAGAAAGCAATCGAGCTCTTGAACAAAGCATTAGAATTAactccactctctggtttcttacACCACCAACTTGGATTGTGCTACAGAAGTAAGCTGAAATACACTCGTTGCAGATATCCTCGCAATCCTGAATTTCAGCAGAACCGAGAGTTGATTAATCTGTGCAAGTATCATTTTGAAAAGGCTTTTGAATACCGTCCAAGGTCATTTATTAGAGCTAAACTGGACTTTGCAGACATCTGCATCGAAAATGGGGAGTATTCTagagcagaggagacttaccgTAGATTGGTGGAGTTAGTGGACATTCGTCCAGAGAATATGCAGAGCATTTGTCTGGAAGCTGGGTTATTTGAACTGTACCAGAAAAGATCCGAAACAAATGCTGTTCGCCTCTTCCTGAAAGGAGTGAAAATTGAATATAACTCAAGAGAACGGGAAAAATGTCGCAAGAAATTGGTGGAGTGGGCAGATAGGAAACTTagagttaatgcaaatgacagcAAGGCTCTTGGTGTCAAAGCATTATTATATCAGCTGGATGGGAACATGGGTGGTGCAACTGAATActttgagaaggccttggagttTGATCCTGGCAATGAGGAATATGTGAGTGCTCTTTCTCAATTGCACATCTGA